GGACGTCACGGAAGCGCACTTCGTCGCCGAGCAGCTCCTCATGCGCCTCCACGCCTACCCGGGATACGCGGTCCACGAGCGCGAGCACGACCAGCTCATCGACGAGCTCCGGAGCCTCGAGGAGTCGATCGTTTCCGGCGACACGGGGCTCCCCGCGGCGGCTCGCTCGTTCGAGCTCTGGCTCCTCCACCACATCCACACCGCGGACAAAGCCTTCGCCCTCTTCCTCTTGGATCGCCCTTCCGGTTCCGGCACCCCGGTCTCATAAAGCCCGCGCAGGGGGCCCGCTGCCCGATATTGCCTCAGGCGTAAAAAAGGCGTATATGGTCCTTTGCGAATGGCGAGCGATGAGTTCGCGAGCCACGAGTGCGATGTCGACGATCCGACAACGGAGGGACCGATCGCGCGAGAATTCACCCTGCGGGATCAGCTTCGGCGGGCGTCCATCTCGGTCGTCTCCAATATCGCCGAGGGGTCTGAGCGCGGGGCGACCGCGAATTGAGACGTTTTCTGTCGATCGCGAAGGGATCCGCGGGCGAGATCAGAGCCCAGCTGTACGTCGCCCTGGACGCAGGACTGATCGCCCAGACGGATTTTGAACGACTCTCTTCGCTCACTTCGGAAACGAGCCGACTGATCGGCGGATTCATGAAGTATCTGGATCGGCGCGGTGAATGACCGACCCCATCTGCCGTGTCCGGAGTCCGGGCTCATTCGAGTCGCAGATTCCCGGCTGGCCGGCCTCGACCCTGATGCGGCGTCCGGACCTTCGACTTTCGACTCGCGACTCGCAGACTCGCGACGGAAGCTCAGGCTTCTCGACGCCGTCCGTTTCCGGGTTCGCGCCCGGCACTACTCGCTCCGTACGGAGGAGGCTTACGTCGGCTGGATCCGGCGATTCGTCGTCTTCCACGGCAAGCGGCATCCGCG
This sequence is a window from Thermoanaerobaculia bacterium. Protein-coding genes within it:
- a CDS encoding hemerythrin family protein — its product is MANGLPDVLRLGVAEMDTEHLLQVQILSVMLEAFADDDWPRASDLIRQLQDVTEAHFVAEQLLMRLHAYPGYAVHEREHDQLIDELRSLEESIVSGDTGLPAAARSFELWLLHHIHTADKAFALFLLDRPSGSGTPVS